A genomic window from Silene latifolia isolate original U9 population chromosome Y, ASM4854445v1, whole genome shotgun sequence includes:
- the LOC141629924 gene encoding putative F-box/FBD/LRR-repeat protein At1g78760, with protein sequence MAPKNRGKKGKQRTNKKASSEQREDKLSALPDDILIGIIARLPLPQAIATGSLSRRWHRLWTNRNTTIQITNRNYNCLLKFFTTFDDFMTYIITSPVIHSFSFEVFDVDNPWIWLPSFDSKLKQICERNVRELKVTFPIKYYGYGNHMIDFPNVVFRTQSLVSVEFCSTHGWRLPESINLPNIKNLTLYFCPSNCDWLEKLTKACPSLEEVSLSYEDHDCFCRTYFKHNSFSIECSHRNLRRLFINFEKSECLEFRINAPKIEYLSVRAPKSMIFTFEEEPIVLREANIEITTLHYRTYNAITSKFYEKISKVRVLSLHAFALDNFPTTLLRKATTLTLDMKRSNEAKMALSSFLELCPLLDALTLKFLDFGKNNRKWILPKPCHESGLPQSLKTVAFEAHWYTYFKPVKSLLNLIEYFLKRATCLEHFCWKRETEKRRE encoded by the coding sequence ATGGCTCCCAAAAATAGAGGAAAGAAGGGGAAGCAGAGGACGAACAAGAAGGCAAGCAGTGAACAAAGAGAAGACAAACTAAGCGCCCTTCCCGACGACATTCTTATTGGAATTATCGCCCGTCTTCCTCTCCCTCAAGCCATCGCCACCGGGTCCTTATCCCGTCGATGGCACCGTCTATGGACTAACCGTAATACCACTATTCAAATAACCAACCGTAATTACAACTGCTTGCTTAAATTCTTTACCACTTTTGATGATTTCATGACCTACATTATTACATCACCCGTCATCCATAGTTTCAGTTTCGAGGTATTCGATGTGGATAACCCTTGGATTTGGCTGCCTTCCTTTGATTCTAAGCTCAAACAAATTTGTGAGCGGAACGTCCGTGAACTTAAGGTAACATTCCCTATTAAGTACTATGGTTATGGTAATCATATGATTGATTTCCCAAATGTGGTTTTTCGCACGCAGTCGTTGGTGTCGGTTGAGTTTTGCTCAACGCATGGTTGGCGATTGCCTGAATCGATCAATCTTCCCAATATTAAGAATTTAACTCTTTATTTTTGTCCTTCAAATTGCGATTGGCTCGAGAAACTAACCAAGGCCTGTCCATCACTAGAAGAAGTGTCTTTAAGCTACGAGGATCATGACTGCTTTTGTAGGACGTACTTCAAACATAACTCGTTTAGTATTGAGTGTAGCCATCGAAATTTAAGACGTTTGTTTATAAACTTCGAAAAAAGCGAATGCCTTGAATTTCGTATTAATGCCCCCAAAATAGAGTACTTGTCTGTTCGAGCTCCAAAATCAATGATTTTTACCTTTGAAGAGGAACCAATTGTGTTGCGCGAAGCAAACATCGAAATTACCACCTTGCATTACCGTACATACAATGCAATAACGTCAAAATTTTATGAGAAAATTTCTAAGGTTCGGGTCCTGTCGCTCCATGCTTTTGCACTAGATAATTTTCCTACCACCTTGCTTCGAAAGGCTACTACCCTTACACTAGACATGAAACGGTCTAACGAGGCGAAGATGGCGCTGTCGTCCTTCCTGGAACTATGTCCTTTATTAGACGCTTTGACCCTTAAATTCTTGGATTTTGGAAAGAATAACAGGAAATGGATCCTCCCGAAACCTTGCCATGAAAGCGGCTTACCACAATCACTTAAGACAGTCGCGTTCGAAGCCCACTGGTACACTTATTTCAAGCCGGTGAAATCTTTATTAAATTTAATAGAGTATTTCTTAAAAAGGGCAACATGTTTGGAGCATTTCTGTTGGAAACGTGAAAcagagaagagaagagaatga
- the LOC141629925 gene encoding F-box/LRR-repeat protein At3g26922-like, protein MARTNENDRRSSNRSIDRLSYLPDDILIGIISLLPLQLAIATGTLSRRWRGLWSNTTSIDIAFRETFNLHNLDTTLNDTMRQITSPFIHTFNIDFKKPFDLDYWAPLMDIIIRDVCNRNVHQLKVTWRDTSCWDNIYKLPSVIFQTQSLVTIELGSKSGSYDDWRFPEDSDTINLPNLKNLTIHFGRNYQWIEKLVKACPSLVKLSLDCWASNIDETLQSGTIVINAPNLEYLAIFAPKCITFSFEEEPIMLRETKIEFTDLHQYQSDIYEAISKVRILTIDISAVDALSTVLHNVTRLTINMKSSHSLNPLLSLLKMCPKVDVLTLKFWGVNNYNEPLYRNTGNVSTPRRALRNYRGHSEWEILLNRLILYTSYLQAPSFTEHELGLTCHVLMKQNSNSSSSVLKKLSFLLNLRV, encoded by the exons ATGGCGAGGACGAACGAGAACGATAGAAGAAGTAGTAATCGAAGTATCGACAGGCTGAGCTATCTCCCCGACGACATTCTTATCGGAATTATTTCCCTTCTTCCTCTCCAATTAGCCATCGCTACCGGAACTTTATCCCGTCGATGGCGTGGTCTCTGGTCCAACACAACCTCTATTGACATCGCCTTCCGCGAGACTTTTAACTTACATAATCTCGATACCACATTGAATGATACCATGAGACAAATTACCTCACCATTTATCCATACcttcaatatcgatttcaaaaaaCCCTTTGATCTGGATTATTGGGCGCCTCTCATGGATATTATAATTCGCGACGTTTGTAACCGGAACGTCCATCAACTTAAGGTAACATGGCGTGATACTTCTTGTTGGGATAATATATATAAATTACCAAGTGTTATTTTCCAAACGCAGTCGCTAGTGACTATTGAATTGGGTTCCAAAAGTGGCTCGTATGATGATTGGCGATTCCCTGAGGATTCTGATACCATTAATCTTCCAAATTTGAAGAATTTAACCATTCACTTTGGTCGGAATTATCAATGGATTGAAAAACTAGTTAAGGCTTGTCCGTCACTTGTAAAATTGTCGTTAGATTGCTGGGCTAGCAATATCGATGAGACTTTGCAAAGCGGTACAATTGTGATTAATGCCCCAAATTTAGAGTACTTGGCTATTTTCGCTCCAAAATGCATAACCTTTTCTTTTGAGGAGGAACCGATTATGCTGCGTGAAACGAAAATTGAATTTACTGATCTTCACCAATATCAATCAGATATTTATGAGGCAATTTCTAAAGTAAGGATCCTTACCATTGATATTTCTGCAGTAGATGCCTTATCTACGGTGTTACACAATGTTACTCGACTCACAATTAATATGAAATCGAGCCATAGTTTAAATCCTCTGTTGTCATTGTTAAAGATGTGTCCTAAAGTAGATGTTTTGACCCTGAAATTTTGGGGTGTCAATAATTATAACGAGCCATTGTACCGAAATACTGGCAATGTAAGCACCCCACGACGAGCACTCAGAA ATTATCGTGGTCATAGCGAGTGGGAAATTCTATTAAACCGTCTCATTCTTTACACATCCTACCTCCAGGCTCCATCCTTCACAGAGCATGAGCTTGGTCTTACTTGTCATGTGCTCATGAAACAAAACTCAAACTCGAGCTCATCTGTGCTTAAAAAATTGAGCTTCTTATTAAACTTGCGAGTTTAA